The Candidatus Eisenbacteria bacterium genome includes a region encoding these proteins:
- a CDS encoding sodium/proline symporter yields the protein MTPVAIGFVVYLLLIFVVGILSARKTKTLPDFLLAGRRLGPWVVAFSERASGESGWMLLGLTGLAYASGLGDPSGRKLEPAFWTAVGGVCGIAASWLLIASRLRRESERLGALTLPRFFELKFGTNDPMIRLVATGIISFCFAFYIGAQFDAAGKSLQQTFGWSHLSGVFVGAAIIVFYTLMGGFFAVAWTDFIQGWIMLFTLVALPLATFIGLGGWDGCAAKITAMEPQFLTLSGGRSGWRLLSGILGGFGVGMGYLGQPHLLVRYMSLRSHKSVPKARTIALTWAILAYGGAVMMGLVALAYYGGGAFDDPEKMMPALAMDVFPAWLAGILICGALAAMMSTADSQLLVTTSAVAEDIYHQSIRPKASQKHLVQVSRFITLIVGIVAIALSQLPRSIFDKVLFAWGGLGAAFGPALLLSLWWKGTTRNGVLAGMVVGFVSVILWDNSLLSSQLYSLVPAFVLSFLAVLFFSRLTRK from the coding sequence ATGACACCGGTTGCCATTGGATTTGTCGTTTATCTGCTCCTCATTTTCGTTGTCGGCATCCTTTCCGCCCGCAAAACAAAGACATTGCCCGATTTCCTCCTCGCCGGCCGGCGCCTGGGTCCCTGGGTTGTCGCCTTTTCAGAACGGGCCTCGGGCGAAAGCGGCTGGATGCTTCTCGGTCTCACGGGCCTGGCCTACGCCAGCGGTCTCGGCGATCCCTCCGGCCGGAAATTGGAGCCCGCCTTTTGGACCGCGGTGGGCGGCGTGTGCGGGATCGCCGCTTCCTGGCTCCTTATCGCCTCCCGTCTCCGCCGGGAAAGTGAAAGATTGGGCGCTCTGACTCTCCCCCGCTTCTTTGAACTTAAATTTGGAACGAACGATCCCATGATCCGGCTTGTCGCCACCGGGATCATCTCCTTCTGTTTTGCGTTTTATATCGGCGCGCAATTCGACGCCGCCGGGAAGTCACTCCAGCAGACATTCGGGTGGAGCCACCTCAGTGGTGTTTTTGTCGGTGCGGCGATCATCGTCTTTTATACATTGATGGGCGGATTTTTCGCTGTCGCCTGGACTGATTTTATACAGGGCTGGATCATGTTATTCACTTTGGTCGCCCTGCCCCTCGCGACCTTTATAGGATTGGGCGGATGGGACGGATGCGCCGCGAAGATTACGGCGATGGAACCGCAATTCCTGACCCTCTCCGGCGGCCGTAGTGGTTGGCGCCTCCTGAGCGGGATCCTCGGAGGTTTCGGCGTCGGCATGGGATATCTGGGGCAACCGCATCTCTTGGTGCGCTACATGAGCCTCCGGAGCCACAAGAGCGTTCCTAAAGCCCGGACGATTGCGTTGACCTGGGCTATCCTCGCCTATGGCGGAGCCGTGATGATGGGATTGGTCGCCCTGGCGTACTACGGCGGCGGGGCCTTCGATGATCCGGAAAAGATGATGCCGGCGCTGGCCATGGATGTCTTCCCGGCATGGCTGGCGGGTATCCTCATCTGCGGCGCCCTGGCGGCGATGATGTCCACGGCCGATTCCCAGCTCCTCGTCACCACATCGGCGGTGGCTGAAGATATCTATCATCAGTCCATCCGACCCAAAGCCAGTCAGAAGCATTTGGTCCAAGTTTCACGATTCATCACGCTGATTGTTGGGATTGTCGCCATCGCCCTTTCCCAATTGCCGCGATCGATCTTTGACAAGGTGCTCTTCGCCTGGGGCGGATTGGGCGCGGCTTTCGGTCCGGCCCTCCTGCTCTCTCTCTGGTGGAAAGGGACCACGAGAAACGGCGTTTTGGCCGGGATGGTGGTCGGATTCGTGAGTGTCATCCTCTGGGACAACAGTCTCCTTTCGTCGCAACTTTATTCCCTGGTCCCCGCTTTTGTCCTGTCGTTCTTAGCCGTGCTCTTCTTCAGCCGGCTGACGCGGAAATAA
- a CDS encoding fibronectin type III domain-containing protein has translation MLVSRLGKFSVSLLVLAAILLVMVGCGNDEASSPTVPEDPAPPVAPYGLTIAKATASGVKLSWNPSPDLDVVGYLVYVSTNGNLYYDKLTSAPISRTTYLFPNPVEQADYSFRITAINAAGLESSRTAPLAFIWDGGPVDATEHDPAGSRPGSSPPSGGPGHSEDDDRDPHGGGSD, from the coding sequence ATGTTGGTCTCACGACTTGGCAAATTCTCTGTTTCTCTCCTGGTTCTAGCGGCGATTCTGCTCGTCATGGTCGGCTGCGGGAATGATGAGGCATCATCTCCCACCGTTCCTGAAGATCCCGCCCCGCCGGTAGCTCCTTATGGACTGACGATCGCTAAGGCGACGGCGTCCGGAGTGAAACTGAGTTGGAATCCGAGTCCCGATCTGGATGTCGTGGGTTATTTGGTCTACGTCTCAACCAACGGCAACCTCTACTACGACAAATTGACCTCAGCACCCATCTCGCGGACAACCTATCTTTTTCCCAACCCGGTGGAGCAAGCGGACTATTCCTTCCGGATCACGGCCATCAATGCCGCCGGACTCGAAAGCTCGCGAACGGCCCCCTTGGCCTTTATTTGGGACGGAGGTCCCGTTGACGCCACGGAACATGACCCTGCCGGGAGCCGGCCGGGCAGTTCTCCCCCATCCGGTGGCCCGGGTCATTCTGAAGATGACGATAGGGACCCTCATGGTGGAGGTTCGGATTAG
- a CDS encoding IMPACT family protein, with protein MRLRTLAGEGFSQNLIKGSRFCGMAAPITDPSDLEAMIARARADWPQANHHTYAYRLRDASGQILYRSSDDGEPGGTAGRPIYTILDSQELTGAGIVVSRIFGGVKLGTGGLVRAYGGTARDAVQNAGIIERPIFLPFRIRCSTEQLGLIEAGLHRKGWNVQARAVEGASAFLTISLPDEEKEPLQAWLSEVTSGRGVLEMLPD; from the coding sequence GTGAGACTCCGAACCCTGGCCGGGGAGGGGTTTTCCCAGAATCTGATCAAGGGTTCACGGTTCTGCGGAATGGCCGCCCCGATCACCGATCCGTCCGATCTGGAAGCGATGATTGCGAGGGCCCGGGCCGACTGGCCACAGGCCAATCATCACACCTATGCTTATCGTCTCCGGGATGCCTCGGGCCAGATCCTCTATCGATCATCGGATGACGGGGAGCCGGGGGGGACCGCCGGGCGGCCGATCTATACGATTCTCGACTCACAAGAGCTGACCGGCGCCGGAATCGTGGTCAGCCGGATTTTTGGCGGCGTCAAATTGGGCACGGGGGGGCTTGTGAGGGCTTACGGCGGCACCGCTCGTGATGCGGTTCAGAACGCCGGAATCATAGAGCGCCCGATCTTTCTTCCCTTTCGCATCCGGTGCTCGACCGAGCAGCTGGGCTTGATCGAGGCCGGTCTTCATAGAAAAGGCTGGAATGTGCAAGCCCGGGCGGTTGAAGGAGCGTCGGCCTTTTTAACAATATCCCTGCCGGATGAAGAGAAGGAACCGCTCCAGGCCTGGTTGTCCGAGGTGACCTCCGGCCGGGGCGTGCTTGAGATGTTGCCGGATTGA
- a CDS encoding NUDIX hydrolase has protein sequence MEFHCPSCGFVTCDFPFPLPTVDALIEIGYRKIVLVYRRFEPLGWALPGGFVDVGESLEEACAREALEETGLKITHLRQIHTYSDPARDPRRHVISTIFAARAQGRPQGADDAEKAEIFSLDDLPASLAFDHQQILEDFRDGHFGIRPSPSESF, from the coding sequence ATGGAATTTCATTGCCCGTCTTGTGGTTTTGTGACCTGCGATTTTCCCTTTCCACTGCCGACGGTTGACGCGCTGATTGAAATCGGATACCGCAAGATTGTTCTGGTATACCGGCGCTTTGAGCCGCTTGGGTGGGCTTTGCCGGGCGGATTTGTCGATGTCGGCGAATCGCTCGAAGAGGCTTGCGCCCGGGAGGCGCTGGAAGAAACCGGTTTGAAGATCACCCATCTCCGGCAGATCCACACCTATTCTGATCCCGCAAGAGATCCCCGCCGACATGTCATCTCGACGATTTTCGCCGCCCGGGCGCAGGGACGCCCCCAGGGCGCCGATGATGCGGAGAAGGCCGAGATCTTTTCTCTGGACGATTTGCCCGCTTCGCTCGCCTTCGATCATCAACAGATCCTGGAAGATTTTCGCGACGGACATTTCGGGATCCGCCCGTCACCTTCCGAGAGCTTCTAG
- the pyrE gene encoding orotate phosphoribosyltransferase, translating to MDEARASLLDVIRRQSLKTGRFILASGAESNYYVDLRRTTTHPAGAYYATFLLLDLMKRWKPDAAGGPTLGADPLAGSMALLSHQLGHPLRTFMVRSKAKDHGTGRAVEGNLESGDRVVVLDDVVTSGGSLIKVLEPIREAGAVIVGATAILDREQGAAQALADAGLPFAPLFRISDLLDPEWIKGV from the coding sequence GTGGATGAAGCCAGGGCCTCCCTGCTGGACGTCATCCGCCGGCAATCGCTGAAGACCGGGCGCTTTATTCTCGCATCAGGAGCGGAAAGCAACTACTACGTCGATCTTCGCCGGACGACAACCCATCCGGCGGGCGCCTACTATGCGACCTTCCTCCTTCTCGATCTTATGAAGCGTTGGAAGCCCGACGCGGCCGGCGGGCCGACCCTCGGCGCCGATCCCCTGGCGGGCTCGATGGCCCTCCTATCCCATCAGCTGGGCCATCCGCTGCGAACCTTTATGGTACGGTCCAAGGCGAAAGACCACGGCACGGGGCGCGCCGTTGAGGGAAACCTTGAATCCGGGGATCGGGTGGTGGTACTGGACGATGTCGTGACCAGCGGGGGCAGCCTCATTAAGGTCCTGGAACCGATTCGGGAAGCCGGGGCCGTGATCGTCGGCGCGACGGCCATCTTGGACCGGGAGCAGGGCGCCGCCCAGGCCCTGGCCGACGCCGGCCTGCCGTTTGCGCCCCTTTTCAGGATTTCCGATCTACTAGATCCGGAATGGATAAAGGGGGTCTGA
- a CDS encoding fibronectin type III domain-containing protein: MLSTRHAGFFPLLITFAALTVAATGCGNDDGASPQANAPDPAPPTTPSGLTLVKVTEDGLRLNWESSPDLDVIGYEIYTYDPDPGRSNAYVKLTGTPVTSSSYVFNNPKPDTEYYFKVSAVNRFGFESESSSPFRIRWDGGPFESSRDDGHADRPPRDGGDPTPGGPVGGETPGGHHEDGDHDPGDR; encoded by the coding sequence ATGTTATCCACACGCCACGCCGGATTCTTTCCGCTTCTGATCACATTCGCCGCCCTAACAGTGGCCGCAACCGGCTGCGGAAATGATGATGGCGCATCTCCCCAAGCCAATGCTCCCGACCCCGCTCCACCCACGACCCCATCCGGCCTGACACTGGTCAAGGTTACAGAAGACGGCCTACGGTTGAATTGGGAGAGCAGTCCGGATCTGGATGTCATTGGTTATGAGATTTATACCTACGATCCTGATCCAGGCCGTAGCAATGCCTATGTAAAACTGACCGGCACACCCGTGACAAGCTCTTCATATGTCTTTAACAATCCAAAACCTGATACGGAATATTACTTCAAGGTCAGCGCTGTGAACCGATTCGGATTTGAAAGTGAAAGCTCATCGCCTTTCAGAATTCGATGGGACGGCGGACCCTTCGAAAGCTCTCGTGATGACGGCCATGCCGATCGCCCTCCCCGCGACGGTGGTGACCCGACTCCCGGCGGCCCTGTCGGTGGAGAGACTCCCGGTGGGCACCATGAAGATGGAGATCATGACCCCGGCGACCGCTAG
- a CDS encoding M23 family metallopeptidase has protein sequence MWRSWPRNLLSCSAERLLPILFLLFTFQSVSTSATDPATDPAPELQAPNWNPPLDLPLLLTSTFGEYRAGHFHAGIDLSTGGEIGASVRAVAAGRIVRLRASGLGYGRALYLETESGFLAVYAHLHRFSPKIESVLIEAQRRRGEYEADINLDRGIPVDRGEIIAWSGETGAGPPHLHFELRKDGVPINPLLLGMTVSDPDPPQLVSIRLFSLDSGGSIDGYPSRLIKIPSKAEMPPIPVWGEVGFQLEILDRAGSGSGRLVPLSLEIKIVHPSADDRLLARRSFKEASFERTREVERVFRSEAETTLPEVRMFLEAESRPDPAWDGLSRGVLTAAGEDSERIDIEIELTDAAGGGSTYRLTLIQKRPSGWITFLADPRDPGRSLLGEWSGAVPPRRLLLRDPLEASHPMEASAAAGSWWRLSPSELTAMPDGEWRLVSSDDGWVEGPDRWREREAWFPWADDRQPGGVALEPSSAGLVIWLDPPAKMAQPPRLRLLPTQGGGSRRLFHPTAEGRWWAALPHGELAELIGGPEESPGALEIAWGKPGSEGLPVDLAGFILVDPKAAGHGFLPGASIEIDWPAQAVYAPVLLRLSAEEAPESMLWSSGDPFPSVSLPVRGPLLDLQPYDEPLASTLTARMRLEEGETETEVEAFGIYRKVMKDWRKVDSLHLQPDGSLTAEIDHLGLLAILKDTAPPWIMRPDPPDGARLKGSPALLRVKTADAGLGFRPEDADMWLDGRPVLARYDPDADALLWEPEVLLGAGRHVWVVAVRDRAGLVSKREFSFLVEDL, from the coding sequence ATGTGGAGGTCATGGCCAAGAAACCTGCTGAGCTGCAGCGCCGAGCGGCTTCTCCCGATCCTGTTCCTTCTCTTCACCTTTCAGAGCGTTTCAACCTCCGCGACCGATCCCGCGACCGATCCCGCACCGGAGCTCCAAGCGCCGAACTGGAATCCGCCACTGGATCTCCCACTGCTTCTGACCTCCACCTTTGGAGAGTATCGCGCGGGACATTTCCACGCCGGAATCGACCTCAGCACCGGGGGTGAGATCGGCGCTTCTGTGCGGGCCGTGGCCGCCGGCCGGATCGTACGCTTGCGCGCCTCGGGCTTGGGTTATGGCCGGGCGCTTTATCTCGAAACGGAATCCGGTTTTCTTGCCGTCTATGCCCATCTTCATCGTTTCTCCCCAAAAATCGAGAGCGTACTCATAGAGGCGCAGCGCCGCCGGGGGGAGTATGAGGCTGACATCAATCTTGATCGGGGGATTCCCGTCGATCGAGGGGAGATCATCGCCTGGTCCGGTGAGACAGGCGCCGGGCCACCCCACTTGCACTTTGAATTGCGCAAAGACGGGGTTCCCATAAATCCGCTTCTGTTGGGGATGACGGTCTCCGACCCGGATCCGCCGCAGCTTGTCTCGATCCGCCTGTTCTCTCTGGATTCGGGTGGGTCCATTGACGGATATCCGAGTCGTTTGATCAAAATCCCATCGAAGGCCGAGATGCCTCCCATCCCGGTTTGGGGGGAAGTGGGGTTTCAACTTGAGATTTTGGACCGGGCGGGATCGGGCAGCGGACGGCTGGTTCCCCTCTCCCTCGAGATCAAGATTGTACATCCCTCCGCAGACGATCGGCTTCTGGCCCGCCGGTCTTTCAAGGAGGCCTCTTTTGAGCGGACGCGGGAGGTCGAGCGGGTTTTTCGCTCCGAAGCCGAAACAACACTTCCTGAAGTGAGAATGTTCCTGGAAGCTGAATCAAGGCCCGATCCGGCATGGGATGGGCTGTCGAGGGGGGTTCTCACCGCGGCGGGAGAGGATTCGGAGAGAATCGACATAGAGATTGAACTGACGGATGCGGCGGGCGGCGGGTCAACATACAGACTCACTCTTATACAAAAGCGACCCTCCGGCTGGATAACATTTCTAGCGGATCCGAGGGACCCGGGCCGCTCCCTTCTCGGCGAGTGGAGCGGAGCCGTTCCACCCCGCCGGCTTCTTCTGCGGGATCCCCTGGAGGCATCTCATCCAATGGAGGCCTCGGCAGCGGCCGGTTCATGGTGGCGCTTGTCGCCTTCCGAACTCACGGCGATGCCGGATGGGGAATGGCGTCTTGTAAGTTCCGATGACGGATGGGTTGAGGGTCCGGACCGGTGGCGGGAAAGAGAGGCTTGGTTCCCCTGGGCGGACGATCGTCAACCGGGCGGCGTCGCCCTCGAGCCTTCATCAGCCGGTCTCGTCATCTGGCTGGATCCCCCCGCAAAGATGGCGCAGCCTCCACGATTGAGACTGCTTCCCACGCAGGGGGGTGGATCGCGGCGGCTTTTCCATCCGACGGCCGAGGGGCGCTGGTGGGCGGCATTGCCCCACGGGGAGTTGGCGGAGCTCATCGGTGGTCCGGAAGAATCGCCGGGAGCGCTTGAAATCGCCTGGGGGAAGCCCGGAAGCGAGGGTCTTCCCGTCGATTTGGCTGGTTTCATTCTGGTCGATCCAAAAGCCGCCGGCCATGGATTCCTGCCGGGGGCCTCGATTGAAATCGACTGGCCGGCTCAAGCTGTCTATGCGCCGGTCCTTTTGCGCCTCTCTGCGGAAGAGGCGCCTGAATCAATGCTATGGAGCAGCGGGGATCCCTTTCCCTCTGTTTCACTGCCGGTGAGGGGGCCTCTGCTCGATCTTCAGCCTTATGATGAACCCCTCGCATCCACCCTGACCGCGAGGATGAGGCTTGAGGAAGGGGAGACGGAGACTGAGGTGGAGGCTTTTGGGATCTATCGAAAGGTTATGAAGGATTGGAGGAAGGTCGATTCCCTGCATCTTCAGCCGGATGGTTCCCTGACGGCCGAGATCGACCATCTGGGCCTCCTGGCCATCCTGAAGGATACGGCGCCCCCATGGATTATGAGGCCGGATCCACCGGACGGGGCTCGATTGAAAGGCTCGCCGGCGCTTCTTAGGGTCAAGACCGCCGATGCCGGTCTGGGATTCCGCCCGGAGGATGCGGACATGTGGCTGGATGGACGGCCGGTTCTCGCCCGTTACGACCCCGATGCCGACGCATTGCTCTGGGAACCCGAGGTGCTGCTCGGAGCAGGGCGGCATGTGTGGGTGGTGGCAGTGCGGGATCGGGCCGGCCTCGTATCAAAAAGGGAATTTTCATTCCTTGTGGAGGACCTCTAG
- a CDS encoding acetyl-CoA carboxylase carboxyltransferase subunit alpha, which produces MTAGEKPKSSHSTPRPGDLGWLEFEKPILELERRIEDLRAFANQESIEVSDELKRLERKVDRLRKDIYSSLTRWQRVQLARHPRRPFTLDYIKRLFTDFVELHGDRLFRDDRAIVCGWARFQGEPVIVLGQQKGRNMKENLLYNFGMPHPEGYRKALRLMKMAAKFRIPIITLIDTPGAYPGIGAEERGQAEAIARNILEMSRLPVPIVCAIIGEGGSGGALALAVGDEILMMENAVYSVITPEGCAAILWKDRAHANRAAEALKLTAPDLMKFGIIDAIVPEPLGGAHRDPDAVAADLGRMIAASLSRLKALDPETLFHKRQEKFLAMGVVEEV; this is translated from the coding sequence ATGACAGCGGGTGAGAAGCCGAAGTCCAGCCATTCAACCCCGCGGCCGGGTGATTTGGGATGGCTCGAATTCGAAAAGCCGATTCTAGAACTCGAACGACGGATCGAAGATCTGCGGGCCTTCGCCAACCAGGAATCGATTGAAGTTTCAGATGAGCTTAAACGCCTTGAGAGAAAGGTCGATCGGCTTCGCAAAGATATCTATTCCTCGCTGACCCGGTGGCAGCGGGTTCAGTTGGCCCGGCATCCACGCCGGCCTTTTACATTGGATTATATAAAACGGCTCTTTACGGATTTTGTTGAACTCCACGGCGATCGGCTTTTCCGGGATGATCGGGCGATTGTTTGCGGCTGGGCCCGCTTTCAAGGGGAACCGGTGATTGTGCTGGGGCAGCAGAAGGGGCGCAATATGAAGGAGAATCTCCTTTATAACTTCGGCATGCCCCACCCCGAAGGATATCGGAAAGCCCTCCGGCTGATGAAAATGGCCGCGAAATTCCGCATTCCGATTATTACGCTCATTGATACTCCGGGAGCCTACCCGGGTATCGGCGCGGAGGAAAGGGGGCAGGCGGAGGCGATTGCCCGGAATATTCTGGAGATGAGCCGTCTACCCGTACCGATCGTTTGCGCCATCATCGGAGAAGGCGGCAGCGGCGGCGCACTGGCCCTGGCGGTGGGGGATGAAATCCTAATGATGGAGAACGCCGTCTACTCCGTCATCACACCGGAGGGGTGTGCCGCCATCCTCTGGAAGGATCGAGCCCATGCGAATAGAGCCGCTGAAGCCTTAAAGCTCACGGCCCCCGATCTCATGAAGTTTGGAATTATCGATGCCATTGTGCCGGAACCGCTTGGCGGGGCGCACCGCGACCCGGATGCAGTGGCCGCTGATCTCGGGCGGATGATCGCCGCATCTCTTTCCCGGTTGAAAGCCCTTGATCCCGAGACCCTTTTCCACAAACGCCAGGAGAAGTTTCTTGCCATGGGGGTCGTGGAGGAAGTTTGA
- a CDS encoding phosphatase PAP2 family protein, producing MRRLQDWRLLVLGFVVLYFIYIDNLMKVRPDHAFLSLLIVALVLKNAKRFLLDWSPFILLWIAYDFMRGVADDNAGRIHILGPYLFERRLFEPLCGSLTPNDLLLQFQAGLGDAPLRHVLDSLSSGFYAIHMAAPIVLAWIFWSTLKDREIFYRFMLTLCLTTWVSYATYFLYPAAPPWYVRDFGFVQPQAAFKGSGAGNLLHTDKWIGIPLFESVYKHMNPNKFAAIPSLHSAFPLLIYIYGLKKFGRRGIILALYPLGVWWSAVYLDHHYVIDIILAVLYVAACMVVSEKLIFPALYGRKGIFRRILWKQASPD from the coding sequence ATGCGGCGCCTCCAAGATTGGCGCCTGCTTGTCTTGGGTTTTGTGGTTCTTTATTTCATCTATATCGACAACCTCATGAAGGTCCGGCCGGATCATGCCTTTCTCTCTCTTCTCATCGTGGCCCTGGTTTTAAAGAATGCCAAACGATTCCTATTGGATTGGTCGCCCTTCATTCTGCTCTGGATCGCTTATGATTTTATGAGGGGGGTGGCCGATGATAATGCCGGAAGGATTCATATCCTGGGACCATATCTTTTCGAACGGCGTCTTTTTGAGCCCCTCTGCGGGAGTCTCACGCCAAATGATCTGCTTCTGCAGTTCCAGGCGGGGCTGGGGGACGCCCCCCTAAGACATGTGTTGGACAGCCTATCGAGCGGTTTCTATGCGATCCATATGGCCGCGCCGATCGTGCTGGCTTGGATATTTTGGAGTACGCTGAAGGATAGAGAGATATTCTACCGCTTTATGCTGACCCTATGCCTGACAACTTGGGTTTCCTACGCTACCTATTTTCTATATCCGGCGGCTCCGCCATGGTATGTCCGGGATTTTGGTTTTGTACAACCACAGGCGGCCTTCAAGGGATCCGGCGCCGGAAATCTCCTGCATACCGATAAATGGATCGGCATTCCTCTCTTTGAGTCGGTTTACAAACATATGAATCCGAATAAATTCGCGGCCATCCCAAGCCTGCACAGCGCCTTCCCGCTTCTGATCTATATTTACGGCCTTAAAAAGTTCGGGCGGCGTGGAATCATCCTGGCCTTATACCCGCTGGGCGTTTGGTGGAGCGCTGTTTACTTGGATCATCATTACGTCATTGATATCATCCTGGCGGTGCTCTATGTGGCCGCTTGTATGGTTGTCTCAGAAAAACTGATTTTCCCGGCGCTTTACGGGCGCAAAGGGATTTTCCGGAGGATACTCTGGAAGCAGGCGTCCCCTGATTAG
- a CDS encoding CBS domain-containing protein: MPSKDELDGNLEWRTDAALRRKEGLTKRTLQIPVSEVPARAPIIVDPEATAFDAILKMQENHVGAVLVQTEEGVGILTERDIIMKIPSKKRLFKDCAVREIMTKNALTLHRDDTIAFALNYMAIGGYRHIPVVNDKNEPVGQLSIKDILRYIVEFFPEAVISLPPKPQKDSIPRYGG, from the coding sequence ATGCCTTCCAAGGATGAGTTGGATGGGAATCTGGAATGGCGCACCGATGCCGCTCTTCGCCGCAAAGAGGGACTCACAAAAAGAACGCTGCAGATTCCGGTGAGTGAAGTGCCGGCTCGCGCGCCGATCATCGTCGATCCCGAGGCGACGGCCTTCGATGCCATCCTCAAGATGCAGGAGAATCATGTCGGTGCTGTTCTTGTACAAACGGAAGAAGGTGTCGGTATTCTTACCGAGAGGGATATCATCATGAAAATCCCGAGTAAGAAACGCCTCTTCAAGGATTGCGCTGTACGAGAAATCATGACGAAGAACGCTCTGACCCTGCACCGCGATGATACGATCGCCTTTGCTCTGAACTATATGGCGATCGGCGGATACCGCCATATACCCGTCGTGAATGATAAGAACGAGCCGGTGGGACAGTTGTCCATCAAAGATATCCTGCGCTATATTGTTGAGTTTTTTCCGGAAGCCGTTATCAGTCTCCCCCCGAAGCCGCAGAAGGACAGTATTCCCCGCTATGGGGGCTAG